A genome region from Camelina sativa cultivar DH55 chromosome 10, Cs, whole genome shotgun sequence includes the following:
- the LOC104719786 gene encoding myosin heavy chain, cardiac muscle isoform-like isoform X1 → MFKSARWRSEKSNKIKIVFKLQFHATQVTQLKAEGLTISVVPGDVGKSTGKAEKAMVLDGHCRWESSVYETVKFLQDFKTGKVNQRIYHFIVSTTTGSNKSGVLGETSIDFADYFDAVKTCNVSLPLQNSNSNSKAMLHVSIQRQLENADPQRVVKEIDSLVKRSRGQDLKSHLSIEADETHKSDSQEEGPFGKASRIAELRRRASIESDSTLSSFDSGSELDTLGEIGSRGDHIQQNHSTMHHHSVTNIYEEPHISESEWSGSSDQGISTDDSMNSSNDTIPRDISRTSSNENVDKLKAELVALARRADLSELELQSLRKQIVKETKRSQDLLREVTSLKQERDLLKADNESIKASDKRKEEAKIRNQLQLEGRDPQVLLEETREELDCEKDLNSNLQIQLQKTQKSNTELILSVQELEAMVGKRGKKTVDLPRPRTCERNTEESRRRSCTSETDDDEDQKALDELVKGHMDAKEAHVLERRITDLYNEIEIYKRDKEDLEIQVEQLSLDYEILKQENHDISYKLEQSQVQEQLKMQYECSSSLVNVNELENHIERVEGKLRKQNEEFSESLCRIKELETQIEGMEEELEKQAQIFEGDIEAVTRAKVEQEQRAIEAEEALRKTRWKNACVAGKIQDEFKRISEQMSSTLAANEKVTMKAMTETRELRTQKRQLEELLINANDELRAKKDDYEAKLNELSGKTDLRTKEMERMLVDLENKKRQKEDVNADLTQGITRLKHEIEILKLELEETRKSSMETEASLSEELQRFKDEKEAVITILRSQLETAIAQCDNITKTEQRSNEDNIKQLEEQIKLKENALEASSKMFIKKEKDLKNIIEELQTKLNERSQNSQETGETLQGPGAIAMHNSEVLPLNKSDNLQDLVNEVALLKEQNGLMEMELKEMQERYSEISLKFAEVEGERQQLVMTVRYLKSAKKK, encoded by the exons ATGTTTAAGTCAGCGAGATGGCGGAGCGAGAAgagcaacaaaatcaaaatcgttTTCAAGTTGCAGTTTCATGCGACTCAG gTGACTCAGTTGAAGGCGGAGGGATTAACGATCTCTGTAGTACCCGGAGATGTTGGGAAATCGACGGGGAAGGCAGAGAAAGCTATGGTACTCGACGGACATTGTCGGTGGGAATCTTCGGTGTACGAGACGGTTAAGTTTCTTCAGGATTTTAAGACTGGCAAAGTTAATCAAAGAATTTATCACTTTATTGTGTCTACTACTACG ggATCTAACAAATCTGGTGTTTTGGGAGAGACTTCGATTGATTTTGCTGATTACTTTGATGCTGTTAAGACTTGCAATGTTTCACTTCCTCTCCAGAATTCGAATTCGAATTCAAAAGCAATGTTGCAc GTATCGATACAAAGGCAGCTAGAAAATGCAGATCCACAAAG AGTGGTGAAAGAAATCGATAGCTTGGTGAAAAGGTCACGGGGTCAAGATTTGAAATCCCATTTGAGTATTGAAGCAGATGAAACCCATAAAAGTGATTCACAAGAG GAAGGTCCATTTGGTAAAGCTTCCCGGATTGCTGAATTAAGGCGTCGAGCATCCATTGAATCTGATAGTACGTTGTCAAGCTTTGACAGTGGGTCTGAATTGGATACACTGGGAGAGATTGGAAGCAGAGGTGATCACATTCAGCAGAACCACTCAACTATGCATCATCATTCGgttacaaatatatatgaagAGCCTCATATATCAGAATCCGAGTGGTCAGGAAGCTCTGATCAGGGGATCAGTACTGATGACTCCATGAATAGTTCAAATGATACAATCCCGAGAGATATCTCAAGGACTTCCTCCAATGAAAATGTAGATAAGCTTAAAGCCGAACTTGTTGCTTTGGCAAGGCGAGCGGATCTTTCGGAACTAGAGTTACAAAGCCTGCGGAAACAGATTGTTAAAGAGACCAAAAGAAGTCAGGATCTCCTGAGGGAAGTAACTAGCCTGAAGCAGGAGAGAGATTTGCTGAAGGCTGATAATGAGAGTATTAAAGCATCTGACAAGCGAAAGGAAGAGGCAAAAATTAGGAACCAGTTGCAGCTTGAAGGAAGGGATCCGCAAGTTCTTTTAGAAGAAACCCGAGAAGAACTGGATTGTGAGAAGGATCTGAACTCCAATCTACAGATACAGCTTCAGAAGACACAGAAATCAAACACCGAGTTGATCCTTTCTGTGCAAGAGCTAGAAGCAATGGTGGGGAAAAGAGGTAAGAAAACAGTTGATCTTCCTAGACCAAGAACATGCGAGAGGAACACCGAAGAATCGAGGAGAAGGTCCTGCACAAGTGAGACAGATGACGATGAGGATCAAAAG GCACTAGATGAGCTTGTGAAGGGGCACATGGATGCAAAAGAAGCACACGTCCTGGAGCGAAGGATCACTGACCTATACAATGAGATAGAGATCTATAAACGAGATAAAGAGGATCTTGAGATACAGGTGGAGCAGCTTTCTCTGGATTATGAGATACTTAAGCAGGAAAATCATGATATCTCATACAAGCTAGAGCAAAGCCAAGTGCAAGAACAGTTGAAGATGCAATATGAATGTTCATCTTCTCTTGTAAACGTGAATGAGCTTGAGAATCATATAGAGCGCGTAGAAGGTAAGCTCAGGAAGCAGAACGAGGAGTTCTCTGAGTCCCTGTGCCGCATTAAGGAACTTGAAACGCAGATCGAGGGAATGGAAGAAGAATTAGAGAAACAAGCTCAGATCTTTGAGGGAGATATTGAAGCTGTTACACGTGCTAAAGTGGAGCAAGAGCAAAGAGCTATCGAAGCCGAAGAAGCCCTTAGGAAGACGAGGTGGAAAAATGCTTGTGTAGCCGGAAAAATCCAGGACGAGTTCAAGAGAATCTCTGAGCAGATGTCTTCTACGTTAGCAGCAAATGAGAAGGTGACTATGAAAGCGATGACCGAAACCCGCGAACTGCGCACGCAGAAGCGTCAGCTAGAAGAACTTCTCATTAACGCTAACGATGAACTCCGAGCAAAAAAGGATGACTATGAAGCAAAGCTCAACGAGCTCTCGGGAAAGACAGATCTTAGAACGAAGGAGATGGAGAGAATGTTAGTGGATCTAGAGAATAAAAAGAGGCAAAAAGAAGATGTTAATGCAGATTTAACACAGGGGATCACAAGGCTAAAGCATGAGATTGAGATCTTAAAACTTGAACTGGAAGAGACGAGAAAATCAAGTATGGAAACCGAGGCATCTTTATCAGAGGAGTTGCAGCgattcaaagatgaaaaagaagcaGTCATTACCATTTTAAGATCACAACTAGAGACCGCAATAGCGCAATGTGATAAcataacaaaaacagagcaaagaagCAACGAAGATAATATAAAACAGCTTGAG GAACAAATCAAACTAAAGGAAAATGCTTTGGAAGCCTCTTCAAAGATgtttataaaaaaggaaaaggatttgAAGAACATAATCGAAGAGTTGCAGACTAAACTCAACGAACGAAGTCAAAATAGCCAAGAG ACTGGTGAAACTCTGCAAGGTCCAGGAGCGATTGCTATGCATAACAGTGAAGTATTGCCACTGAACAAGAG TGACAATCTTCAAGATTTGGTAAATGAAGTAGCGCTGTTAAAAGAGCAAAATGGATTGATGGAGATGGAATTGAAAGAAATGCAAGAGAGATATTCAGAGATAAGTCTAAAATTTGCAGAAGTTGAAGGTGAGAGACAACAACTTGTGATGACTGTACGTTATCTTAAAAGTgccaaaaagaagtaa
- the LOC104719786 gene encoding myosin heavy chain, cardiac muscle isoform-like isoform X2, protein MVLDGHCRWESPVYETVKFLQDLKTGKVNQRIYHFIVSSTTGSNKSGVLGETSIDFADYFDAVKTCNVSLPLQNSNSNSKAMLHVSIQRQLENADPQRVVKEIDSLVKRSRGQDLKSHLSIEADETHKSDSQEEGPFGKASRIAELRRRASIESDSTLSSFDSGSELDTLGEIGSRGDHIQQNHSTMHHHSVTNIYEEPHISESEWSGSSDQGISTDDSMNSSNDTIPRDISRTSSNENVDKLKAELVALARRADLSELELQSLRKQIVKETKRSQDLLREVTSLKQERDLLKADNESIKASDKRKEEAKIRNQLQLEGRDPQVLLEETREELDCEKDLNSNLQIQLQKTQKSNTELILSVQELEAMVGKRGKKTVDLPRPRTCERNTEESRRRSCTSETDDDEDQKALDELVKGHMDAKEAHVLERRITDLYNEIEIYKRDKEDLEIQVEQLSLDYEILKQENHDISYKLEQSQVQEQLKMQYECSSSLVNVNELENHIERVEGKLRKQNEEFSESLCRIKELETQIEGMEEELEKQAQIFEGDIEAVTRAKVEQEQRAIEAEEALRKTRWKNACVAGKIQDEFKRISEQMSSTLAANEKVTMKAMTETRELRTQKRQLEELLINANDELRAKKDDYEAKLNELSGKTDLRTKEMERMLVDLENKKRQKEDVNADLTQGITRLKHEIEILKLELEETRKSSMETEASLSEELQRFKDEKEAVITILRSQLETAIAQCDNITKTEQRSNEDNIKQLEEQIKLKENALEASSKMFIKKEKDLKNIIEELQTKLNERSQNSQETGETLQGPGAIAMHNSEVLPLNKSDNLQDLVNEVALLKEQNGLMEMELKEMQERYSEISLKFAEVEGERQQLVMTVRYLKSAKKK, encoded by the exons ATGGTACTCGACGGACATTGTCGGTGGGAATCTCCGGTGTACGAGACGGTTAAGTTTCTTCAGGATTTAAAGACTGGCAAAGTCAATCAGAGAATCTATCACTTTATTGTGTCTTCTACTACG ggATCTAACAAATCTGGTGTTTTGGGAGAGACTTCGATTGATTTTGCTGATTACTTTGATGCTGTTAAGACTTGCAATGTTTCACTTCCTCTCCAGAATTCGAATTCGAATTCAAAAGCAATGTTGCAc GTATCGATACAAAGGCAGCTAGAAAATGCAGATCCACAAAG AGTGGTGAAAGAAATCGATAGCTTGGTGAAAAGGTCACGGGGTCAAGATTTGAAATCCCATTTGAGTATTGAAGCAGATGAAACCCATAAAAGTGATTCACAAGAG GAAGGTCCATTTGGTAAAGCTTCCCGGATTGCTGAATTAAGGCGTCGAGCATCCATTGAATCTGATAGTACGTTGTCAAGCTTTGACAGTGGGTCTGAATTGGATACACTGGGAGAGATTGGAAGCAGAGGTGATCACATTCAGCAGAACCACTCAACTATGCATCATCATTCGgttacaaatatatatgaagAGCCTCATATATCAGAATCCGAGTGGTCAGGAAGCTCTGATCAGGGGATCAGTACTGATGACTCCATGAATAGTTCAAATGATACAATCCCGAGAGATATCTCAAGGACTTCCTCCAATGAAAATGTAGATAAGCTTAAAGCCGAACTTGTTGCTTTGGCAAGGCGAGCGGATCTTTCGGAACTAGAGTTACAAAGCCTGCGGAAACAGATTGTTAAAGAGACCAAAAGAAGTCAGGATCTCCTGAGGGAAGTAACTAGCCTGAAGCAGGAGAGAGATTTGCTGAAGGCTGATAATGAGAGTATTAAAGCATCTGACAAGCGAAAGGAAGAGGCAAAAATTAGGAACCAGTTGCAGCTTGAAGGAAGGGATCCGCAAGTTCTTTTAGAAGAAACCCGAGAAGAACTGGATTGTGAGAAGGATCTGAACTCCAATCTACAGATACAGCTTCAGAAGACACAGAAATCAAACACCGAGTTGATCCTTTCTGTGCAAGAGCTAGAAGCAATGGTGGGGAAAAGAGGTAAGAAAACAGTTGATCTTCCTAGACCAAGAACATGCGAGAGGAACACCGAAGAATCGAGGAGAAGGTCCTGCACAAGTGAGACAGATGACGATGAGGATCAAAAG GCACTAGATGAGCTTGTGAAGGGGCACATGGATGCAAAAGAAGCACACGTCCTGGAGCGAAGGATCACTGACCTATACAATGAGATAGAGATCTATAAACGAGATAAAGAGGATCTTGAGATACAGGTGGAGCAGCTTTCTCTGGATTATGAGATACTTAAGCAGGAAAATCATGATATCTCATACAAGCTAGAGCAAAGCCAAGTGCAAGAACAGTTGAAGATGCAATATGAATGTTCATCTTCTCTTGTAAACGTGAATGAGCTTGAGAATCATATAGAGCGCGTAGAAGGTAAGCTCAGGAAGCAGAACGAGGAGTTCTCTGAGTCCCTGTGCCGCATTAAGGAACTTGAAACGCAGATCGAGGGAATGGAAGAAGAATTAGAGAAACAAGCTCAGATCTTTGAGGGAGATATTGAAGCTGTTACACGTGCTAAAGTGGAGCAAGAGCAAAGAGCTATCGAAGCCGAAGAAGCCCTTAGGAAGACGAGGTGGAAAAATGCTTGTGTAGCCGGAAAAATCCAGGACGAGTTCAAGAGAATCTCTGAGCAGATGTCTTCTACGTTAGCAGCAAATGAGAAGGTGACTATGAAAGCGATGACCGAAACCCGCGAACTGCGCACGCAGAAGCGTCAGCTAGAAGAACTTCTCATTAACGCTAACGATGAACTCCGAGCAAAAAAGGATGACTATGAAGCAAAGCTCAACGAGCTCTCGGGAAAGACAGATCTTAGAACGAAGGAGATGGAGAGAATGTTAGTGGATCTAGAGAATAAAAAGAGGCAAAAAGAAGATGTTAATGCAGATTTAACACAGGGGATCACAAGGCTAAAGCATGAGATTGAGATCTTAAAACTTGAACTGGAAGAGACGAGAAAATCAAGTATGGAAACCGAGGCATCTTTATCAGAGGAGTTGCAGCgattcaaagatgaaaaagaagcaGTCATTACCATTTTAAGATCACAACTAGAGACCGCAATAGCGCAATGTGATAAcataacaaaaacagagcaaagaagCAACGAAGATAATATAAAACAGCTTGAG GAACAAATCAAACTAAAGGAAAATGCTTTGGAAGCCTCTTCAAAGATgtttataaaaaaggaaaaggatttgAAGAACATAATCGAAGAGTTGCAGACTAAACTCAACGAACGAAGTCAAAATAGCCAAGAG ACTGGTGAAACTCTGCAAGGTCCAGGAGCGATTGCTATGCATAACAGTGAAGTATTGCCACTGAACAAGAG TGACAATCTTCAAGATTTGGTAAATGAAGTAGCGCTGTTAAAAGAGCAAAATGGATTGATGGAGATGGAATTGAAAGAAATGCAAGAGAGATATTCAGAGATAAGTCTAAAATTTGCAGAAGTTGAAGGTGAGAGACAACAACTTGTGATGACTGTACGTTATCTTAAAAGTgccaaaaagaagtaa
- the LOC104719786 gene encoding myosin heavy chain, cardiac muscle isoform-like isoform X3, with product MFKSARWRSEKSNKIKIVFKLQFHATQVTQLKAEGLTISVVPGDVGKSTGKAEKAMVLDGHCRWESSVYETVKFLQDFKTGKVNQRIYHFIVSTTTGSNKSGVLGETSIDFADYFDAVKTCNVSLPLQNSNSNSKAMLHVSIQRQLENADPQRVVKEIDSLVKRSRGQDLKSHLSIEADETHKSDSQEEGPFGKASRIAELRRRASIESDSTLSSFDSGSELDTLGEIGSRGDHIQQNHSTMHHHSVTNIYEEPHISESEWSGSSDQGISTDDSMNSSNDTIPRDISRTSSNENVDKLKAELVALARRADLSELELQSLRKQIVKETKRSQDLLREVTSLKQERDLLKADNESIKASDKRKEEAKIRNQLQLEGRDPQVLLEETREELDCEKDLNSNLQIQLQKTQKSNTELILSVQELEAMVGKRGKKTVDLPRPRTCERNTEESRRRSCTSETDDDEDQKALDELVKGHMDAKEAHVLERRITDLYNEIEIYKRDKEDLEIQVEQLSLDYEILKQENHDISYKLEQSQVQEQLKMQYECSSSLVNVNELENHIERVEGKLRKQNEEFSESLCRIKELETQIEGMEEELEKQAQIFEGDIEAVTRAKVEQEQRAIEAEEALRKTRWKNACVAGKIQDEFKRISEQMSSTLAANEKVTMKAMTETRELRTQKRQLEELLINANDELRAKKDDYEAKLNELSGKTDLRTKEMERMLVDLENKKRQKEDVNADLTQGITRLKHEIEILKLELEETRKSSMETEASLSEELQRFKDEKEAVITILRSQLETAIAQCDNITKTEQRSNEDNIKQLEEQIKLKENALEASSKMFIKKEKDLKNIIEELQTKLNERSQNSQETGETLQGPGAIAMHNSEVLPLNKSDNLQDLVNEVALLKEQNGLMEMELKEMQERYSEISLKFAEVEGERQQLVMTVRYLKSAKKK from the exons ATGTTTAAGTCAGCGAGATGGCGGAGCGAGAAgagcaacaaaatcaaaatcgttTTCAAGTTGCAGTTTCATGCGACTCAG gTGACTCAGTTGAAGGCGGAGGGATTAACGATCTCTGTAGTACCCGGAGATGTTGGGAAATCGACGGGGAAGGCAGAGAAAGCTATGGTACTCGACGGACATTGTCGGTGGGAATCTTCGGTGTACGAGACGGTTAAGTTTCTTCAGGATTTTAAGACTGGCAAAGTTAATCAAAGAATTTATCACTTTATTGTGTCTACTACTACG ggATCTAACAAATCTGGTGTTTTGGGAGAGACTTCGATTGATTTTGCTGATTACTTTGATGCTGTTAAGACTTGCAATGTTTCACTTCCTCTCCAGAATTCGAATTCGAATTCAAAAGCAATGTTGCAc GTATCGATACAAAGGCAGCTAGAAAATGCAGATCCACAAAG AGTGGTGAAAGAAATCGATAGCTTGGTGAAAAGGTCACGGGGTCAAGATTTGAAATCCCATTTGAGTATTGAAGCAGATGAAACCCATAAAAGTGATTCACAAGAG GAAGGTCCATTTGGTAAAGCTTCCCGGATTGCTGAATTAAGGCGTCGAGCATCCATTGAATCTGATAGTACGTTGTCAAGCTTTGACAGTGGGTCTGAATTGGATACACTGGGAGAGATTGGAAGCAGAGGTGATCACATTCAGCAGAACCACTCAACTATGCATCATCATTCGgttacaaatatatatgaagAGCCTCATATATCAGAATCCGAGTGGTCAGGAAGCTCTGATCAGGGGATCAGTACTGATGACTCCATGAATAGTTCAAATGATACAATCCCGAGAGATATCTCAAGGACTTCCTCCAATGAAAATGTAGATAAGCTTAAAGCCGAACTTGTTGCTTTGGCAAGGCGAGCGGATCTTTCGGAACTAGAGTTACAAAGCCTGCGGAAACAGATTGTTAAAGAGACCAAAAGAAGTCAGGATCTCCTGAGGGAAGTAACTAGCCTGAAGCAGGAGAGAGATTTGCTGAAGGCTGATAATGAGAGTATTAAAGCATCTGACAAGCGAAAGGAAGAGGCAAAAATTAGGAACCAGTTGCAGCTTGAAGGAAGGGATCCGCAAGTTCTTTTAGAAGAAACCCGAGAAGAACTGGATTGTGAGAAGGATCTGAACTCCAATCTACAGATACAGCTTCAGAAGACACAGAAATCAAACACCGAGTTGATCCTTTCTGTGCAAGAGCTAGAAGCAATGGTGGGGAAAAGAGGTAAGAAAACAGTTGATCTTCCTAGACCAAGAACATGCGAGAGGAACACCGAAGAATCGAGGAGAAGGTCCTGCACAAGTGAGACAGATGACGATGAGGATCAAAAGGCACTAGATGAGCTTGTGAAGGGGCACATGGATGCAAAAGAAGCACACGTCCTGGAGCGAAGGATCACTGACCTATACAATGAGATAGAGATCTATAAACGAGATAAAGAGGATCTTGAGATACAG GTGGAGCAGCTTTCTCTGGATTATGAGATACTTAAGCAGGAAAATCATGATATCTCATACAAGCTAGAGCAAAGCCAAGTGCAAGAACAGTTGAAGATGCAATATGAATGTTCATCTTCTCTTGTAAACGTGAATGAGCTTGAGAATCATATAGAGCGCGTAGAAGGTAAGCTCAGGAAGCAGAACGAGGAGTTCTCTGAGTCCCTGTGCCGCATTAAGGAACTTGAAACGCAGATCGAGGGAATGGAAGAAGAATTAGAGAAACAAGCTCAGATCTTTGAGGGAGATATTGAAGCTGTTACACGTGCTAAAGTGGAGCAAGAGCAAAGAGCTATCGAAGCCGAAGAAGCCCTTAGGAAGACGAGGTGGAAAAATGCTTGTGTAGCCGGAAAAATCCAGGACGAGTTCAAGAGAATCTCTGAGCAGATGTCTTCTACGTTAGCAGCAAATGAGAAGGTGACTATGAAAGCGATGACCGAAACCCGCGAACTGCGCACGCAGAAGCGTCAGCTAGAAGAACTTCTCATTAACGCTAACGATGAACTCCGAGCAAAAAAGGATGACTATGAAGCAAAGCTCAACGAGCTCTCGGGAAAGACAGATCTTAGAACGAAGGAGATGGAGAGAATGTTAGTGGATCTAGAGAATAAAAAGAGGCAAAAAGAAGATGTTAATGCAGATTTAACACAGGGGATCACAAGGCTAAAGCATGAGATTGAGATCTTAAAACTTGAACTGGAAGAGACGAGAAAATCAAGTATGGAAACCGAGGCATCTTTATCAGAGGAGTTGCAGCgattcaaagatgaaaaagaagcaGTCATTACCATTTTAAGATCACAACTAGAGACCGCAATAGCGCAATGTGATAAcataacaaaaacagagcaaagaagCAACGAAGATAATATAAAACAGCTTGAG GAACAAATCAAACTAAAGGAAAATGCTTTGGAAGCCTCTTCAAAGATgtttataaaaaaggaaaaggatttgAAGAACATAATCGAAGAGTTGCAGACTAAACTCAACGAACGAAGTCAAAATAGCCAAGAG ACTGGTGAAACTCTGCAAGGTCCAGGAGCGATTGCTATGCATAACAGTGAAGTATTGCCACTGAACAAGAG TGACAATCTTCAAGATTTGGTAAATGAAGTAGCGCTGTTAAAAGAGCAAAATGGATTGATGGAGATGGAATTGAAAGAAATGCAAGAGAGATATTCAGAGATAAGTCTAAAATTTGCAGAAGTTGAAGGTGAGAGACAACAACTTGTGATGACTGTACGTTATCTTAAAAGTgccaaaaagaagtaa